The following coding sequences lie in one Rutidosis leptorrhynchoides isolate AG116_Rl617_1_P2 chromosome 4, CSIRO_AGI_Rlap_v1, whole genome shotgun sequence genomic window:
- the LOC139842064 gene encoding uncharacterized protein, whose translation MSWIKSAMQKAVELPGGVIKAAVRTYTENVIHHAGNSVADAAKMFHVDRFVTQKIQSFSDAATSLEEVSVSCKGEERVELLRSWLVALREFERVDENYVENDRKSLEDPRTLTDKNVTPGNSATMILYYDSDLGSVPMKFRDVFLQSQALEGMTMSMILQEPNEEEIFLLREIFRLCLTRGKGVHDVLVEKIHDLAKTFSVYGDEMLVKKDQLLQFAQTAITGLKETADVASLDSEISQIQQSLNGMKCQRSVITGHVDSSESATNASSKVILLFLWKLLFNRIFGSIKVLIIKFWKKKKREDKQLILMQETEEYVAQIQLCCRLKSLLLQKRLLTKGDTPETHTKKVDKLKLLYESLHNSAYKTEKRISEHRVQKEEIVIFREARTGELSQIEKDLEAEIRVIEKKRDKLEAELREVNNTLAAANARLQDAREERLQFDQDNNEFLLNSNEKEDELSKTIISYKAEADTCSAFINFLEATWAFQSSFAKQKDKQVNDQLQTHEAYFVNATIRFLSTYKEQLEPTVDNLRKLIKGLKGYRYVIDPDEEFLQDIEQREDLEQEYLDAEAKVIKIFDAVESIKELFYSAIDDTSRKGVEMVNELCDDIEKIKCDFKTIRRPILRIEIPTDEEFSTATGSPQAVGTPSSSSGRVMQDLTSVFSQKLLIKFPRQKPYIPLGGSPENSPFSPMENDTKSAENSPLSTMEDDFKSAEYKQHKLEVLESEKPSQFDKYLSDVALKVENKTIKMMSSGHHNEGSEQLTVPVTQERKMQPQGTLDDETELVESVLNQEIGMNTETQKVDME comes from the exons ATGTCATGGATAAAATCTGCAATGCAAAAAGCTGTCGAATTACCTGGCGGCGTGATCAAAGCTGCTGTCCGTACTTACACCGAAAACGTCATTCATCACGCTGGAAACTCTGTTGCCGATGCCGCTAAGATGTTTCACGTTGACCGTTTT GTTACTCAGAAAATACAAAGCTTTAGTGATGCAGCTACAAGTCTTGAAGAAGTTTCGGTTTCTTGTAAAGGGGAAGAAAGAGTAGAGTTGTTAAGAAGTTGGTTAGTTGCTCTACGAGAATTCGAAAGAGTAGATGAAAATTATGTTGAGAACGATAGAAAAAGTTTAGAGGATCCTCGAACGTTAACTGATAAGAATGTTACGCCTGGCAACTCTGCAACTATG ATTCTATACTATGACTCTGATCTTGGTAGTGTACCAATGAAATTTCGTGATGTTTTCCTTCAGAGTCAAGCTCTCGAAGGCATGACAATGTCCATG ATTCTTCAGGAACCAAATGAGGAAGAAATTTTTTTATTGCGCGAAATATTTAG GTTGTGTCTAACAAGAGGGAAGGGAGTTCATGATGTTCTGGTCGAAAAGATACACGATCTTGCCAAAACATTCTCAGTTTACGGTGATGAGATGCTG GTAAAGAAAGATCAATTGCTTCAATTTGCTCAAACTGCAATTACTGGACTGAAAGAAACTGCTGACGTGGCAAG TCTAGATTCTGAAATCTCACAAATACAACAAAGCTTGAACGGAATGAAATGCCAAAGATCTGTAATTACGGGCCATGTGGATTCTTCTGAATCAGCAACCAATGCATCATCAAAGGTGATCCTATTATTCTTATGGAAACTCCTGTTCAATAGAATTTTTGGGAGTATTAAAGTGCTGATTATCAAGTTTTGGAAGAAGAAAAAAAGAGAAGATAAACAGTTAATTTTGATGCAGGAAACAGAAGAATATGTTGCCCAGATCCAATTGTGTTGCAGACTAAAGTCTCTTTTATTACAGAAAAGATTGTTGACTAAAGGGGATACACCAGAGACTCATACTAAGAAA GTGGATAAATTGAAACTTCTATATGAATCTCTGCATAACTCAGCCTACAAAACTGAAAAGAGAATTTCAGAGCATAG GGTACAGAAAGAGGAAATTGTTATTTTCAGAGAAGCAAGAACCGGTGAACTCAGCCAAATCGAGAAG GATTTGGAAGCTGAAATTAGAGTGATTGAAAAGAAAAGAGACAAACTTGAAGCAGAACTACGAGAG GTTAATAACACATTGGCTGCTGCAAATGCTCGTCTCCAAGATGCAAGGGAAGAACGACTACAGTTCGATCAGGATAATAACGAGTTTCTTCTAAACTCTAACGAAAAG GAAGATGAACTCTCAAAAACAATTATTTCATATAAAGCAGAAGCTGATACATGCAGTGCATTTATCAACTTTCTGGAAGCTACTTGGGCTTTTCAGTCCTCATTTGCGAAGCAAAAAGACAAGCAAGTCAA TGATCAATTGCAGACCCATGAAGCTTACTTTGTGAACGCGACGATAAGATTTTTGTCTACATACAAG GAGCAACTAGAGCCTACTGTCGACAATCTGAGGAAGCTTATAAAGGGTTTGAAAGG GTATCGGTATGTAATAGATCCGGACGAAGAATTTTTGCAAGATATCGAGCAAAGGGAAGATCTTGAGCAGGAATATTTGGATGCTGAAGCCAAG GTTATAAAAATATTCGATGCAGTCGAGAGCATTAAAGAGCTCTTTTATAGCGCGATCGACGACACTTCTAG GAAAGGTGTTGAAATGGTTAACGAGCTATGCGATGATATCGAAAAGATTAAATGCGACTTCAAAACCATTAGAAGGCCAATTTTGAGGATTGAGATTCCAACCGATGAAGAGTTCTCAACAGCAACAGGGAGTCCTCAAGCAGTTGGAACACCATCTTCATCTTCTGGACGCGTAATGCAAGATCTTACGTCTGTTTTTTCTCAGAAATTGTTAATCAAGTTTCCTAGACAAAAACCATATATCCCCTTAGGTGGATCCCCAGAAAACTCACCTTTTTCACCAATGGAGAATGATACTAAATCAGCAGAAAACTCTCCATTATCAACCATGGAGGATGATTTTAAATCAGCAGAATACAAGCAACATAAATTGGAAGTTTTGGAATCTGAAAAGCCATCACAGTTTGATAAATATCTGTCAGATGTCGCCTTAAAAGTTGAGAATAAAACTATAAAAATGATGTCATCAGGCCATCATAATGAGGGTTCGGAGCAGTTAACGGTACCAGTGACTCAAGAAAGAAAAATGCAACCACAGGGTACATTAGACGATGAGACGGAATTAGTAGAGTCAGTTTTAAATCAAGAAATAGGTATGAACACTGAGACACAAAAGGTGGATATGGAATAA